A window from Enterocloster bolteae encodes these proteins:
- a CDS encoding LacI family DNA-binding transcriptional regulator has product MRTTIKDIARYTGFSVTTISLVLNGKAKKIPKQTKDVILEAADRLNYHPNQVAVGLVKKRTNTIGLIISDVSNVFFSNLAKGVEDECRRQDWNLILCNTNDKHSRDISYIQVLADKGVDGILFCMALDSSKKKGMESIGLMEKLKIPFVMIDRFLEGARCCFVSLNHELGGYMATEHLLKLGHRRIGCVTGPDVLEDSMARLTGYKKALAEYEIDFEPSLLYHGNYDRESGINGADYLVDKDVSAIFAFNDMCAYGVYNRLKRLGKSVPEDISLVGYDNIFFSEILDVPLTSVEQPVYEMGVEAVKQLIDGINSGNCAEKSILFQPRLIVRESTSEYKER; this is encoded by the coding sequence TTGAGGACAACGATAAAAGACATCGCAAGATATACGGGTTTTTCGGTGACAACCATTTCCCTGGTTTTAAATGGAAAAGCAAAGAAGATTCCAAAACAGACAAAGGATGTCATTCTGGAAGCAGCGGATAGGCTGAATTACCATCCAAATCAGGTAGCCGTGGGTTTGGTAAAAAAGAGGACCAATACAATAGGGCTAATCATATCAGATGTGAGCAATGTATTTTTTTCCAATCTGGCTAAAGGAGTGGAGGATGAATGCCGCAGACAGGACTGGAATTTGATTCTCTGCAATACCAATGACAAACATTCGCGGGATATATCCTACATACAGGTCCTGGCCGATAAGGGCGTAGATGGTATCCTTTTCTGTATGGCTCTTGACAGCAGTAAAAAGAAGGGGATGGAAAGCATTGGTCTGATGGAGAAGCTTAAGATTCCTTTTGTCATGATTGACCGTTTTCTGGAAGGAGCCAGGTGCTGTTTCGTGAGCCTGAATCATGAACTGGGCGGATATATGGCCACGGAACATCTTTTGAAGCTGGGGCACAGACGGATTGGATGCGTTACAGGACCGGATGTGTTGGAGGATTCTATGGCACGTCTTACGGGGTATAAGAAGGCTTTGGCGGAATATGAAATTGATTTTGAACCCTCCCTTTTATACCACGGCAATTATGACAGGGAGAGCGGTATAAACGGAGCGGATTACCTGGTGGATAAAGATGTATCAGCTATATTTGCATTCAACGATATGTGTGCCTATGGGGTATATAACCGTCTGAAACGCCTGGGCAAGTCGGTTCCGGAGGATATATCCCTGGTGGGGTATGATAATATCTTTTTTTCGGAGATACTGGATGTGCCTCTGACATCAGTGGAACAGCCTGTGTATGAGATGGGGGTTGAGGCAGTGAAACAGCTGATTGATGGTATCAACAGCGGGAATTGCGCCGAGAAGAGCATTTTGTTCCAGCCCAGATTGATTGTTAGGGAGAGTACGTCAGAGTATAAGGAGCGGTAA
- a CDS encoding TRAP transporter substrate-binding protein, with product MKKGKHLVSLILAAAMAAGLTACGGQTAPQTTAAASEGTKQAEAAAPAESQEKEEASAGKAEVTLSLNHVGATTHPYQYGSERFAELVSEKTGGRIAVEVYPASQIASGAKAIEFVQMGTLDIALESTMAAENFIPEIGVLNLPFLFENADQAFSVLDGDVGNELRAAAEAKGFKILCWMYNGFRDISNSVKPITAPEDLKGLKIRVPESQVFLKTFETLGGVPTPMAISEVFTAMQLKTVDGQENPSAIFVNNKYNEVNDYYSVTHHIFTAEPLIMSLDKFNSFSEEDQTTLLEAAQEAAEYQRQLAIDSADQELQQIKDAGVNVNVVEDMSDFKAAVQPVYETFKDQYGALIEKIQEATK from the coding sequence ATGAAGAAGGGAAAGCACTTAGTAAGTCTGATTTTAGCAGCAGCCATGGCAGCAGGTCTGACAGCATGTGGGGGACAGACGGCACCGCAGACAACAGCAGCAGCTTCAGAGGGGACGAAACAGGCAGAAGCAGCAGCGCCGGCTGAATCACAGGAGAAGGAAGAAGCGTCGGCAGGTAAGGCAGAGGTTACATTATCACTGAACCATGTGGGTGCTACCACCCATCCCTACCAATATGGTTCCGAACGGTTTGCAGAGCTGGTTTCAGAGAAAACAGGCGGCCGGATTGCAGTGGAGGTATACCCTGCTTCCCAGATTGCATCTGGTGCAAAGGCAATAGAATTTGTGCAGATGGGTACCCTGGATATAGCTCTGGAGTCCACCATGGCTGCTGAGAACTTTATACCTGAGATAGGAGTTCTGAATCTTCCTTTCCTGTTTGAGAATGCGGACCAGGCATTTTCGGTATTGGACGGAGATGTGGGTAATGAACTGAGAGCAGCGGCCGAGGCCAAGGGTTTTAAGATTTTGTGCTGGATGTACAACGGTTTTAGGGATATCAGCAATTCGGTTAAACCTATAACCGCACCTGAGGATTTAAAGGGACTGAAAATACGTGTCCCGGAGAGCCAGGTATTCTTAAAGACATTTGAGACGCTGGGAGGAGTGCCCACACCCATGGCCATATCTGAGGTTTTTACAGCCATGCAGCTGAAGACAGTTGACGGACAGGAGAATCCGTCCGCCATTTTTGTTAATAACAAATATAACGAGGTAAATGACTACTATTCTGTGACCCATCATATCTTCACGGCAGAGCCGTTAATCATGAGCCTGGATAAGTTTAATTCCTTCAGTGAGGAAGACCAGACCACATTATTGGAAGCAGCCCAGGAGGCAGCAGAATACCAGAGACAGCTGGCCATAGACAGTGCGGACCAGGAACTTCAGCAGATTAAGGATGCAGGTGTCAACGTGAACGTAGTGGAGGATATGAGTGATTTCAAGGCAGCTGTCCAGCCGGTATATGAGACATTCAAAGACCAGTATGGTGCTCTGATAGAGAAAATCCAGGAAGCAACAAAATAG
- a CDS encoding ABC transporter permease — protein MSKLAFSIAKSRTKFLLLLLALEIVVLSCISPYFLSLGNLLQITQFGAGLTLLSLGEALVMVGGKDGIDISIGSTMSLSGVIFGLAVMGGASIPVAIVISLAAGAALGAVNGVLIAMAGVPALIATLGTQYVYSSLALYLTGGIPISGFPESFEWLSLKSTFGIPNQILFVVIPVTILVFILIYKMKFGRRAYLMGTNPEAAKFTGIREVRIRMGIYILAGVLAAISAVINNSWLMTARADAGTGMEMQAITVAVLGGISVAGGSGHLGGVLIGVIIITMMNSGLQIANINSVWQLAVLGLILILAIILNHMMNKFVIRVEKNRE, from the coding sequence ATGAGTAAATTAGCATTTTCAATCGCAAAGAGCAGAACGAAATTCCTTCTTCTGCTTCTGGCACTGGAGATTGTGGTCCTCTCCTGTATCAGCCCATATTTTCTTAGTCTGGGCAATCTATTACAGATTACCCAGTTCGGAGCAGGTCTGACCCTGCTGTCACTGGGAGAAGCTCTGGTAATGGTTGGAGGAAAGGACGGTATTGATATCTCCATCGGTTCCACCATGAGCCTTTCAGGTGTTATATTTGGCCTGGCAGTTATGGGTGGGGCAAGTATACCGGTGGCTATTGTGATTTCATTGGCAGCAGGCGCTGCCCTGGGCGCTGTCAACGGTGTGCTTATAGCCATGGCGGGTGTGCCGGCGCTGATTGCCACCCTGGGTACCCAGTATGTGTACAGCTCGCTGGCATTATATCTGACCGGCGGAATACCCATCAGCGGATTTCCGGAATCCTTTGAGTGGCTCTCACTTAAAAGTACATTTGGAATACCTAATCAGATACTGTTTGTGGTGATTCCGGTCACCATATTGGTATTCATATTGATTTACAAGATGAAGTTTGGACGGCGTGCTTATCTTATGGGGACAAATCCTGAGGCAGCCAAGTTCACAGGAATCCGTGAAGTAAGGATTCGTATGGGAATATATATACTGGCCGGCGTTCTGGCTGCCATCAGTGCTGTCATCAATAATTCATGGCTTATGACGGCCAGGGCGGATGCTGGTACGGGAATGGAGATGCAGGCCATAACTGTGGCTGTATTAGGCGGTATCAGCGTGGCCGGCGGCAGCGGACATCTGGGCGGTGTTCTGATTGGTGTCATCATCATCACCATGATGAATTCCGGATTACAGATTGCTAATATTAATTCCGTATGGCAGCTGGCAGTCCTGGGCCTTATTCTGATTCTGGCTATCATACTAAACCATATGATGAATAAGTTTGTTATCCGGGTCGAGAAAAATAGAGAATAA
- a CDS encoding GntR family transcriptional regulator, with protein MKNISPIKMWSAREQVVNSLREAILTSELKAGERLVLSDLSARLGVSVTPIREALQSLEREGLVQLMPHKEAVVVGIDRKYVTDYYVTRAILESEAAAMACDAKDMTVLLGHLKRMEQVIEEERYQDYADANYDLHEAIWILADNERMEGILKTLFISNSLARNTSLKDNALVSFGEHKEIVKAIQMRNKQDARKKMHAHMMRSLRDTLSKYEE; from the coding sequence ATGAAAAATATTAGTCCAATTAAAATGTGGTCTGCCAGGGAGCAGGTGGTCAATTCCCTCAGGGAGGCAATACTTACAAGTGAGCTAAAGGCAGGAGAGAGGCTGGTTTTAAGCGATTTGTCAGCCCGCCTTGGAGTCTCCGTCACTCCAATCAGAGAGGCTCTGCAGAGTTTGGAAAGGGAAGGTTTGGTCCAATTGATGCCTCATAAGGAGGCTGTTGTGGTGGGAATCGACCGCAAATATGTCACTGATTACTATGTGACCAGAGCGATACTGGAAAGCGAGGCAGCTGCCATGGCCTGTGATGCAAAGGACATGACTGTTTTGCTCGGCCATTTAAAAAGGATGGAACAGGTCATAGAGGAGGAGCGTTATCAGGATTACGCTGATGCAAATTATGATTTACATGAAGCAATCTGGATTCTGGCTGATAATGAAAGGATGGAAGGAATCCTAAAGACACTTTTTATATCCAATTCCCTGGCCAGAAATACCAGCCTTAAGGATAATGCCCTCGTATCATTTGGGGAGCACAAGGAGATTGTGAAGGCGATACAGATGAGAAATAAGCAGGATGCAAGGAAGAAGATGCATGCTCATATGATGCGAAGCCTCAGAGACACATTGTCTAAGTATGAAGAATAA
- a CDS encoding putative bifunctional diguanylate cyclase/phosphodiesterase, which translates to MGNGRYIRVRWNIAPETISLVILGIIWVYARKGSHLPSLKNRMFQECLTVTFAAMLSNILSTFMLSGYILVPVWVTWAITTIYFILTPLMGMVYYLYAVSVIYEERPQLNRMILLGGIPGAVYTLLVLSNFFTKCLFDITANQGYEQGSLIFITYLIFYAYCACCIVIAVRNRRSIDRHIYHILATFPVLAVLVIFFQQMYPNIILSGSAATCALLIIYLHLQNRQISLDYLTNVPNRQELLNMLDLLLRRYPDKDFTLLVVSIRDFRQINNICGQHRGDAFLKLVCAFLCSVGPKENVYRYSGDEFALLFINDRGERVRQCVLDIEARMRQPWQNQDYQFKLPVVMGIIRRSEYVKTLEEAVSYIEYAVSQAKTGRYGQVCYCDQEMLEKLERRKKIIRILKAQLSNHSVEMYYQPIYSVETGQFLYAESLMRMNHTTIGPVYPNEFIPIAEETGLIIELTYVILDEVCKYINQLIEKGLPMEAIHVNFSAIQFSQPDLSRKVLEIIQRNGTPMSAVKIEFTESTLAENPQVVTDFALEMRKHGIEMGLDDFGTGYSNIATVIRIPFGTIKLDKSLIWASIDNPTSALTIRHLVHAFKDLGMTVIAEGVETESQRQLVEDIGVEQIQGYYYSKPLSMEEMEEFLKINRYGSAGGGE; encoded by the coding sequence GTGGGAAATGGCAGGTATATAAGGGTGAGATGGAACATAGCTCCGGAAACAATATCATTGGTTATCCTGGGAATTATATGGGTGTATGCCAGGAAAGGCAGCCATCTGCCAAGTCTGAAAAACAGGATGTTCCAGGAGTGTCTGACTGTTACCTTTGCGGCCATGCTGAGCAATATACTGTCCACCTTTATGCTGAGCGGCTATATCCTTGTGCCTGTCTGGGTCACATGGGCAATCACCACCATATACTTTATACTGACACCTCTTATGGGGATGGTGTATTATCTTTATGCGGTTTCCGTTATATATGAAGAAAGGCCCCAGCTTAACCGCATGATTCTGTTAGGCGGAATTCCGGGGGCTGTCTATACATTGCTGGTACTGTCCAATTTTTTCACAAAATGTCTGTTTGATATCACTGCAAATCAGGGCTATGAGCAGGGCAGCCTGATTTTTATAACCTATCTTATTTTTTATGCGTACTGCGCGTGTTGCATTGTCATTGCGGTCAGGAACAGACGCTCCATAGACCGCCACATTTATCACATATTGGCCACATTTCCTGTTTTGGCTGTTCTTGTAATATTTTTCCAGCAGATGTACCCCAATATTATATTGTCCGGTTCCGCTGCCACCTGTGCATTGCTGATTATTTACCTGCATCTCCAGAACCGTCAGATATCCCTGGACTATCTCACCAATGTACCCAACCGTCAGGAACTCCTTAACATGCTGGACCTTCTTCTGAGAAGGTATCCGGATAAGGATTTCACGCTGTTAGTGGTTTCCATACGTGATTTCAGACAGATTAATAATATCTGCGGACAGCACAGAGGAGATGCTTTTTTAAAGCTGGTATGCGCCTTTTTGTGTAGTGTGGGTCCCAAGGAAAATGTCTACCGGTACAGCGGGGACGAGTTTGCGCTTTTGTTTATCAATGACAGGGGGGAACGCGTCCGGCAGTGCGTCCTTGACATAGAGGCCCGGATGAGACAGCCGTGGCAGAACCAGGATTACCAGTTCAAGCTTCCGGTAGTGATGGGAATTATACGGCGCTCGGAGTATGTGAAGACTTTGGAGGAAGCGGTCAGTTATATTGAATACGCGGTATCACAGGCCAAGACTGGCAGATATGGACAGGTTTGTTATTGTGACCAGGAGATGCTGGAAAAGCTGGAGCGGAGGAAGAAAATCATCAGGATTTTGAAAGCACAGCTTTCCAATCACAGCGTGGAGATGTATTACCAGCCCATTTACTCCGTGGAAACAGGGCAGTTCCTGTATGCGGAGTCCCTGATGCGCATGAATCATACCACCATAGGTCCGGTCTATCCAAATGAATTCATACCCATTGCGGAGGAGACAGGTCTTATTATTGAACTCACGTATGTAATACTGGATGAAGTCTGTAAATATATTAACCAGCTGATTGAAAAAGGACTGCCCATGGAGGCCATCCATGTGAACTTTTCCGCCATCCAGTTTTCCCAGCCGGATTTGTCCCGGAAAGTGCTGGAGATTATACAGCGAAACGGTACGCCTATGTCCGCCGTTAAAATCGAGTTTACAGAGAGTACGCTGGCAGAGAACCCGCAGGTGGTAACGGATTTTGCCTTGGAGATGAGAAAACATGGGATTGAAATGGGACTGGATGATTTTGGGACAGGCTACTCCAATATTGCCACGGTGATCCGCATCCCGTTTGGAACCATTAAACTGGATAAAAGCCTGATATGGGCGTCCATAGATAATCCCACCTCGGCCCTGACCATAAGGCATCTGGTGCATGCCTTCAAGGACCTGGGAATGACCGTGATTGCCGAGGGTGTGGAAACGGAAAGCCAGAGACAGCTGGTTGAGGATATAGGAGTGGAACAGATACAGGGATACTATTATTCCAAGCCCTTGTCCATGGAGGAGATGGAGGAGTTTCTTAAAATAAACAGATACGGTTCCGCTGGGGGAGGGGAGTAA
- a CDS encoding pyridoxamine 5'-phosphate oxidase family protein: MNKVVDFLQANPVQYLGTVGRDGKAKCRPFMFCFEKDGKLWFCTNNQKDVYKDMQANPEVEVSVSDPAYAWLRLHGRAVFEDNMEVKEACMANPIVKGQYNTADNPIFVVFYLENPHGVIADFSGNPPYEF, translated from the coding sequence ATGAATAAAGTTGTGGATTTTTTACAGGCAAATCCTGTACAGTATCTGGGGACCGTTGGCAGGGATGGGAAAGCAAAGTGCCGTCCCTTCATGTTCTGTTTTGAGAAAGATGGAAAGCTGTGGTTCTGCACCAACAACCAGAAGGATGTGTACAAGGACATGCAGGCTAATCCGGAGGTGGAAGTATCTGTTTCTGATCCCGCTTATGCGTGGCTTCGTCTCCACGGCAGGGCGGTTTTTGAAGATAATATGGAGGTAAAGGAAGCCTGCATGGCTAATCCGATTGTGAAAGGTCAGTATAATACAGCCGACAATCCCATTTTTGTTGTTTTTTACCTGGAGAATCCCCACGGTGTGATTGCTGATTTTTCCGGCAACCCGCCTTATGAATTTTAA
- a CDS encoding glutamine amidotransferase, whose protein sequence is MKMKRVLLAGESWMSYTTHVKGFDSFYTSVYETGEKWLKAALEKGGYQVDFLPNHLASEEFPFTMEEIKKYDCVILSDIGANTLLLPVPTFTRSQKMPNRAKLIRDYVLEGGSLIMVGGYLTFSGVDAKGKWHDTAVQEVLPVEVLTVDDRMEHCEGVKPQVVREHEALSGIPEDWPEVLGYNRTIPREDAVVAVEVEGDPLVAFGSYGKGRSAVFTTDCAPHWAPPEFCEWEYYDKIWQGIADWLTTK, encoded by the coding sequence ATGAAAATGAAACGAGTATTACTTGCGGGAGAATCATGGATGAGTTATACCACCCATGTGAAGGGATTTGACAGTTTTTATACATCCGTATATGAGACAGGAGAAAAATGGCTGAAAGCAGCTCTTGAGAAGGGGGGATACCAGGTGGATTTTCTGCCGAATCATCTGGCTTCGGAAGAATTTCCATTTACTATGGAAGAAATTAAGAAGTATGACTGTGTAATTCTCTCAGATATAGGAGCCAACACGCTGCTGCTTCCGGTCCCCACTTTTACCAGGAGCCAAAAGATGCCTAACCGGGCAAAGTTGATCCGGGATTATGTACTGGAAGGGGGAAGCCTTATCATGGTAGGCGGTTATCTCACTTTTTCCGGTGTGGACGCAAAGGGTAAATGGCATGATACCGCGGTTCAGGAGGTGTTGCCAGTAGAGGTGCTGACCGTGGATGACCGTATGGAGCACTGCGAAGGAGTAAAGCCCCAGGTGGTCAGGGAACATGAAGCGCTTTCAGGCATACCGGAGGACTGGCCGGAGGTACTGGGCTATAACAGAACCATTCCAAGGGAAGATGCTGTAGTGGCGGTGGAAGTGGAAGGAGATCCGCTGGTGGCATTTGGTTCCTATGGCAAGGGGAGGAGCGCTGTATTCACTACAGACTGCGCGCCTCACTGGGCTCCGCCTGAGTTCTGCGAGTGGGAATATTATGATAAAATCTGGCAGGGAATTGCTGACTGGCTGACAACGAAGTAG
- a CDS encoding TRAP transporter small permease, translating into MGNCVLRVIHIVDKFMEVFSALILGGMTLFIFAQVLARYVFKSPLAWSEEGARFMFIWMTFIAGYVGARKGQHIGVELIQNLFPESIKAGMKVLCDLISIGFFILVLFYCCAQWDKLSAQTSPALKIPMAFVYLGMMLGCFGMAASYFLHIFEVLKKKRGEEAS; encoded by the coding sequence ATGGGCAATTGTGTGCTCAGAGTGATCCATATAGTGGATAAGTTCATGGAGGTGTTCTCTGCATTGATACTGGGAGGAATGACACTTTTCATATTTGCTCAGGTACTGGCCAGGTATGTATTTAAATCCCCCCTTGCCTGGTCTGAGGAAGGCGCCAGGTTTATGTTCATCTGGATGACCTTCATTGCGGGGTATGTGGGGGCAAGAAAGGGACAGCATATAGGGGTAGAACTGATTCAAAACCTGTTTCCGGAATCCATCAAGGCGGGTATGAAAGTGCTCTGTGATCTGATATCCATTGGATTTTTTATCTTGGTACTGTTTTACTGCTGTGCCCAATGGGATAAACTTAGTGCCCAGACATCGCCCGCGCTCAAGATTCCAATGGCTTTTGTCTATCTGGGAATGATGCTGGGATGTTTTGGAATGGCAGCAAGCTATTTTTTGCATATCTTTGAAGTGCTGAAGAAAAAAAGGGGGGAGGAGGCCTCATGA
- a CDS encoding sodium-translocating pyrophosphatase produces MEQMLFLVPVVGLLGLLFAVILRQQVVKEDPGTDKMREIADAIAEGANAFLASEYRILVVFVAVLFFVIGFGTRNWITAGCFLVGSGFSTMAGYLGMNAAIRANSRTANAARTSGMHRALALAFSGGSVMGMAVVGLGLLGVGVLYIITRDVSVLSGFSLGASSIALFARVGGGIYTKAADVGADLVGKVEAGIPEDDPRNPAVIADNVGDNVGDVAGMGADLFESYVGSLISALTLGLVFYQEAGIVFPLVLSACGIIAAIIGSLLVKSIGNSDPHKALKTGEYSATALVVVCSLILSRIFFGNFMAAFTIITGLLVGVLIGAVTEIYTSGDYRFVKKIAKQSETGSATTIISGLAVGMQSTAVPILLVCVGVLISNKLMGLYGIALAAVGMLSTTGITVAIDAYGPIADNAGGIAEMAGLDKNVRDITDKLDSVGNTTAAIGKGFAIGSAALTALALFVSYAEAVKLTTIDILNAHVIVGLFIGGMLTFLFSAMTMESVSKAAHQMIEEVRRQFREKPGILKGTDRPDYASCVSISTKAALREMFLPGLMAVLAPLATGLILGPSALGGLLTGALVTGVLMAIFMSNSGGAWDNAKKYIEEGNHGGKGSDSHKAAVVGDTVGDPFKDTSGPSINILIKLMTIVSLVFAPLFLQFGGLI; encoded by the coding sequence ATGGAACAAATGTTATTCTTAGTCCCAGTAGTGGGGCTGCTTGGACTCCTGTTTGCTGTCATTTTAAGACAGCAGGTCGTCAAGGAGGATCCAGGCACTGACAAGATGCGTGAGATTGCTGACGCAATCGCAGAGGGCGCCAATGCATTTCTGGCTTCTGAGTACCGCATACTGGTCGTTTTTGTAGCTGTGTTATTCTTTGTCATCGGTTTCGGAACACGGAACTGGATTACAGCCGGATGTTTCCTTGTGGGAAGCGGATTTTCCACCATGGCCGGTTATCTGGGCATGAACGCCGCCATCCGCGCCAACAGCCGTACCGCTAATGCTGCCCGTACATCCGGCATGCACCGCGCACTGGCCCTTGCATTCTCCGGCGGAAGCGTTATGGGAATGGCCGTGGTAGGCTTAGGCCTGCTGGGCGTAGGCGTTCTCTACATAATTACAAGAGACGTATCCGTTTTATCAGGCTTCAGCCTGGGCGCTTCTTCCATCGCACTTTTTGCCCGTGTGGGCGGAGGCATTTACACCAAGGCAGCTGACGTTGGCGCTGACCTGGTAGGCAAGGTAGAGGCCGGCATCCCAGAGGACGATCCCCGTAACCCAGCTGTTATCGCAGACAACGTAGGCGACAATGTAGGCGATGTGGCCGGTATGGGTGCCGACCTGTTTGAATCCTATGTGGGTTCCCTGATTTCAGCTCTGACACTGGGACTGGTTTTCTATCAGGAAGCAGGCATTGTTTTTCCGCTGGTGCTGTCAGCATGCGGTATCATTGCCGCAATCATAGGCTCCCTGTTAGTCAAGAGCATCGGCAATTCCGATCCGCACAAGGCATTAAAAACAGGCGAGTACAGCGCAACCGCTTTGGTAGTGGTCTGCTCCCTTATCCTCAGCCGCATATTCTTCGGCAATTTCATGGCTGCCTTTACCATCATTACAGGTTTATTGGTAGGCGTGCTGATTGGAGCTGTCACTGAAATATATACATCCGGCGATTACCGTTTTGTCAAAAAAATTGCCAAGCAGTCTGAAACCGGCTCCGCCACCACCATTATCAGCGGCCTTGCAGTGGGAATGCAGTCAACCGCAGTTCCTATCCTGCTGGTGTGTGTGGGTGTTCTGATTTCCAACAAACTTATGGGCCTTTACGGAATTGCCCTGGCAGCCGTAGGCATGCTGTCCACCACCGGAATCACCGTAGCCATTGACGCTTACGGTCCCATCGCTGACAATGCAGGCGGAATCGCCGAAATGGCCGGTCTGGACAAAAACGTCAGGGATATAACTGACAAGCTGGACTCTGTTGGCAATACAACCGCTGCCATCGGCAAAGGTTTTGCCATCGGTTCTGCTGCCCTTACAGCTCTGGCCCTGTTTGTTTCCTATGCTGAGGCAGTAAAGCTCACCACCATTGACATCCTTAACGCGCATGTTATTGTAGGACTTTTCATCGGCGGAATGCTGACATTCCTCTTCTCTGCCATGACCATGGAATCCGTATCCAAGGCCGCCCATCAGATGATTGAGGAGGTACGCCGCCAGTTCAGGGAAAAACCCGGTATTCTCAAGGGAACTGACCGGCCTGACTACGCTTCCTGCGTATCCATTTCCACCAAAGCCGCCCTTCGCGAGATGTTCCTGCCAGGTCTGATGGCAGTGCTGGCGCCTCTGGCAACCGGTCTCATCCTGGGACCATCTGCCCTTGGCGGACTTCTGACCGGCGCTCTGGTAACCGGTGTGTTAATGGCCATCTTCATGTCCAACTCCGGCGGCGCATGGGATAATGCAAAGAAGTACATCGAGGAAGGAAACCACGGCGGCAAAGGCAGTGATTCTCATAAGGCCGCTGTAGTTGGCGATACAGTTGGCGATCCCTTCAAGGATACCTCAGGTCCTTCCATCAACATTCTTATTAAGCTGATGACGATTGTGTCTCTGGTATTTGCTCCTCTGTTCCTGCAGTTTGGAGGATTAATCTAA
- a CDS encoding M20 family metallopeptidase produces MKEYDEYGFLQAVLEIPSVNGADDEGAVARFLCDFLRDCGVDSQVIPIDDSHADVIANIKGESEDLVVLNGHLDTVPYGKREEWDTPPERCVRRNNRFYGRGASDMKSGLAAMVYVLGTMVKAGCSPRMNLCFMGTCDEEKGGLGARKILQENRMPQPSLLLIGEPTGLKPGVAQKGCMWIELTVDGVTSHGAYPDEGINAVEYGMDIAREFKEIIGSHSHGILGTATVQVTKIQGGIAPNMTPDRAEIFMDVRTVPGMEPEDVVKMLEDVCSRRFKRCPGRGGYHYNVVNQRRAIEIEGSHPWVAEFDEVLKQMGLSTQRVGINYFTDASILTEYNHSMPVLLLGPGEPSLCHKPNEYVELEKYSKYVYIMKKVFFTSFEND; encoded by the coding sequence ATGAAGGAATATGATGAATATGGATTTTTACAGGCAGTTTTGGAAATACCAAGTGTAAATGGAGCAGATGACGAGGGGGCAGTGGCCAGGTTCCTCTGTGATTTCCTGAGAGACTGCGGTGTGGACAGCCAGGTGATTCCCATTGACGACAGCCATGCGGATGTGATTGCCAACATAAAGGGAGAATCAGAGGATTTAGTGGTGTTAAACGGTCATCTCGACACAGTTCCCTATGGGAAACGTGAGGAGTGGGACACACCTCCTGAACGGTGTGTCAGGAGGAATAACCGCTTTTATGGAAGAGGTGCCAGTGATATGAAGAGCGGTCTGGCAGCAATGGTCTATGTACTGGGAACCATGGTTAAGGCCGGCTGCAGTCCCAGAATGAATCTGTGTTTTATGGGGACATGTGATGAGGAAAAAGGAGGACTGGGGGCCAGGAAAATCCTGCAGGAAAACCGGATGCCGCAGCCGTCACTCCTTCTTATAGGCGAACCAACAGGACTGAAACCGGGCGTGGCTCAAAAAGGCTGTATGTGGATTGAATTGACGGTGGACGGAGTGACCAGCCATGGGGCCTATCCGGATGAAGGCATCAATGCAGTAGAATATGGCATGGACATTGCAAGGGAGTTTAAAGAAATAATAGGTTCACACAGTCATGGTATATTGGGAACAGCCACAGTGCAGGTAACAAAAATACAGGGTGGCATTGCACCTAATATGACACCTGACAGAGCTGAAATATTTATGGATGTGCGTACCGTTCCGGGGATGGAGCCAGAGGATGTGGTGAAGATGCTGGAGGATGTATGCTCGCGGCGTTTTAAGAGGTGTCCGGGCAGGGGAGGATATCATTATAATGTGGTGAACCAACGCAGGGCCATTGAGATAGAAGGAAGCCACCCATGGGTGGCGGAATTTGATGAGGTACTAAAACAGATGGGTCTGAGTACACAGAGGGTAGGCATTAACTATTTTACTGATGCGTCCATTTTGACGGAATATAACCACAGTATGCCGGTTCTGTTATTAGGACCAGGAGAACCGTCTCTGTGCCATAAACCCAACGAGTATGTAGAGCTGGAAAAATATTCAAAATATGTTTATATTATGAAAAAAGTCTTTTTTACGTCTTTTGAAAATGATTGA